The following are encoded together in the Vibrio zhugei genome:
- a CDS encoding primosomal replication protein, giving the protein MKDLSQLSQIIDTLATQAAALDRQRGEHHQPLFDGVLFHCHAKLVTPCVEETRSTLDSITREQASQRLTASRAEYLTERLIAQISAIQRELSTTTIRHAEPKHSSYYRKPINVLYQDLARHQEWERRLAEMVRDKQYLLDSASLTDKTAAQQALVAVEQRLKRCQDAKANIEKQITYRERNQ; this is encoded by the coding sequence CAAGCCGCGGCGCTAGACAGGCAACGTGGCGAGCACCACCAGCCTTTATTTGATGGTGTGTTGTTTCATTGTCACGCCAAGCTCGTCACCCCCTGCGTAGAAGAAACAAGAAGCACCCTCGATTCCATCACGCGAGAACAAGCGTCACAGCGTTTAACCGCCAGTCGAGCGGAATATCTCACCGAACGCTTAATCGCTCAGATCAGCGCCATTCAACGTGAACTGTCAACGACCACGATTCGTCATGCCGAGCCGAAGCATTCGTCATACTATCGCAAGCCAATTAATGTGCTTTATCAAGATCTCGCTCGCCATCAAGAGTGGGAACGTCGCCTCGCGGAAATGGTGAGGGATAAACAATATTTACTCGATAGTGCCAGTCTCACGGACAAAACCGCTGCTCAGCAAGCGCTCGTCGCGGTTGAACAACGTTTAAAACGCTGCCAAGACGCGAAAGCAAACATTGAAAAACAAATCACCTACCGAGAGAGAAATCAGTAA
- the rsmS gene encoding pleiotropic regulatory protein RsmS, which produces MSDSPSPLDRAPDDVKLAVDLIYLLESNEVDPHTALSALEMVKRDLQTKMTAKATTDTP; this is translated from the coding sequence ATGAGTGACTCCCCTTCCCCTTTGGATCGTGCTCCCGATGATGTAAAACTGGCCGTCGATTTAATTTACTTACTCGAAAGTAATGAGGTTGATCCGCACACCGCGTTATCAGCACTGGAGATGGTCAAACGCGATTTACAAACAAAAATGACCGCAAAAGCGACGACTGACACACCCTAA